A region from the Benincasa hispida cultivar B227 chromosome 8, ASM972705v1, whole genome shotgun sequence genome encodes:
- the LOC120084050 gene encoding putative UPF0481 protein At3g02645 — protein sequence MKALDVEEGKKNPTSIVRSKSGEKRWVIYINNIIEKELNNNQKSHISSSIFIVPKFLSATKPEDYTPQFLALGPYHHFSQELYDNMERYKLMNVSNKNLQFNFQSFLSRLSQFDLQIRASYHRRLDLDADTLALIMTIDGLFLLDFLYSKFKNYHDFLILRGKNILSNDDVVVRDIIKLENQIPLFVLKEIYFGMIQCEESNKLWDDLFDSVLVGFCSEISPLDGGGGGGDGGGFIDCAHVLDVLHRMILPEDLGCSDEAEAEMATAASRNNNNNNYYSNEFGNSRSSLKKDNYLWNLVVDSVNILRNFKKVFEFIGRLMEVLPVLGGLVSPMGEVSGEDGNRIEDKTPLMEAGVKVPTASELFDTGVRFKASTSIKTIKFDAETVTFFLPVIKISAHSEVILRNLVAYEAMAMPHSMVFTRYLHLMNNFIDTAEDVKILKHSKILLITDMIKKDEEIAMLFNGIMANNYSIGLSPAKELDQAINGVNKYYQKKPKVKANRIIKKYVYSSWRILTLIATLLILGLLVLQSFCSVYNCPRLFGTDKIEGDDNS from the exons ATGAAAGCATTAGATGTtgaggaagggaagaagaatcCGACGTCAATAGTCCGATCAAAATCAGGGGAAAAAAGGTGGGTTATTTACATAAACAACATCATAGAAAAAGAGCTGAATAATAACCAAAAATCccacatttcttcttcaattttcattGTCCCGAAATTCCTTAGTGCTACAAAACCTGAAGATTATACCCCACAATTCTTAGCTTTAGGCCCTTACCATCATTTCTCACAAGAACTTTATGATAATATGGAGCGTTACAAATTAATGAAtgtttcaaacaaaaatttacAATTCAATTTCCAATCTTTTTTATCTCGACTTTCCCAATTTGACCTCCAAATTCGTGCTTCTTATCACCGCCGTTTAGATCTCGACGCCGATACTCTGGCTCTCATTATGACAATTGATGGCCTTTTCTTGCTCGATTTTCTttactcaaaattcaaaaattaccATGATTTTTTAATCTTGAGAGGTAAAAATATATTGAGTAATGACGATGTTGTAGTGCGAGACATTATTAAGCTAGAGAATCAGATTccattatttgttttaaaagagaTTTATTTTGGGATGATTCAATGCGAGGAAAGTAATAAATTATGGGATGATTTGTTTGACTCTGTTTTGGTCGGATTTTGTTCTGAAATTTCCCCTTTGGACGGCGGCGGTGGTGGTGGCGACGGCGGCGGGTTTATTGATTGTGCACATGTTTTGGATGTTTTGCACCGTATGATTTTGCCAGAGGATTTGGGATGCTCCGATGAAGCGGAGGCGGAGATGGCGACCGCGGCGTCgaggaataataataataataattattatagtaATGAATTTGGTAATTCGAGGTCATCTTTGAAGAAGGATAATTATCTGTGGAATTTGGTAGTGGATAGTGTAAATATTTTGAGGAATTTTAAGAAGGTTTTTGAATTTATTGGACGTTTAATGGAAGTGTTGCCGGTTTTGGGGGGATTGGTTTCACCGATGGGAGAAGTTTCCGGTGAGGATGGAAACAGAATAGAAGATAAAACGCCCTTAATGGAAGCCGGCGTTAAAGTTCCGACAGCCTCCGAGCTTTTCGATACAG GAGTTAGGTTCAAAGCGAGCACAAGCatcaaaacaataaaattcgATGCAGAAACCGTCACATTCTTCCTCCCAGTGATCAAAATCAGTGCACACTCAGAAGTAATATTACGAAATTTAGTTGCATATGAAGCCATGGCAATGCCTCATTCCATGGTTTTCACTCGCTACTTacatttaatgaacaatttcATTGACACAGCAGAGGATGTCAAAATCCTCAAACATTCAAAAATTCTTCTTATCACTGACATGAttaagaaagatgaagaaattGCAATGCTTTTCAATGGGATTATGGCTAACAATTATTCTATTGGATTAAGCCCTGCAAAAGAGCTCGATCAAGCCATAAATGGTGTTAACAAATACTATCAAAAGAAGCCCAAAGTGAAGGCCAATAGGATAATTAAGAAATATGTTTATAGTTCTTGGAGGATTTTGACTCTAATTGCTACGCTTTTGATTTTGGGGTTATTGGTTTTGCAATCGTTTTGCTCTGTTTATAATTGCCCTCGTTTGTTTGGTACTGATAAAATTGAGGGAGATGATAATTCTTGA